A single region of the Acidobacteriota bacterium genome encodes:
- a CDS encoding type II toxin-antitoxin system VapC family toxin, with translation MRAIDTNVVVRYLTGDDPEQAARARIVVETGNVFVSTTVLLECEWVLRSVYGLAAKDAAAALRAFSGLPGVTVERPNLLVEALDRAEKGVDFADALHLGAAAHCETMLTFDRDFISSASGAAPQVTEP, from the coding sequence ATGCGGGCGATTGACACCAACGTCGTCGTTCGCTACTTGACCGGCGACGATCCGGAACAGGCCGCCAGGGCGAGAATCGTGGTCGAGACGGGGAACGTCTTCGTGAGCACGACCGTCCTCCTCGAGTGCGAGTGGGTCCTGCGTAGCGTCTACGGTCTTGCCGCCAAGGATGCCGCCGCAGCGCTGCGTGCCTTCTCGGGACTACCGGGGGTCACGGTGGAGCGTCCGAACCTGCTCGTCGAAGCGCTCGACCGAGCAGAGAAGGGCGTGGACTTCGCGGATGCCTTGCACCTTGGCGCGGCAGCGCATTGCGAGACCATGCTCACATTCGACCGTGACTTCATCAGCAGTGCCAGCGGAGCGGCGCCCCAAGTCACGGAGCCCTGA
- a CDS encoding cupin domain-containing protein — MSPTPSSPRRSAVVRRADDAPANRVELGTATTTQVLLGAADDAPHFAMRRFRMEDGGGMPLHTNQVEHEQYVLRGRARIVLGDETVEVGADDVLLIPAGLPHSYEVIEAPFEFLCLVPNRPDRIDLVG, encoded by the coding sequence ATGAGCCCGACGCCTTCTTCGCCCCGGCGTAGTGCTGTTGTCCGGCGCGCCGACGACGCGCCGGCGAACCGCGTCGAACTCGGCACCGCGACGACGACCCAGGTCCTGCTCGGCGCCGCCGACGACGCTCCGCACTTCGCCATGCGGCGGTTCCGCATGGAGGACGGCGGCGGGATGCCGCTGCACACGAACCAGGTGGAGCATGAGCAGTATGTGCTGCGCGGGCGAGCACGGATCGTGCTGGGCGACGAGACGGTCGAGGTGGGCGCCGACGACGTGCTGCTCATCCCCGCGGGCCTGCCGCACTCCTACGAAGTGATCGAGGCGCCGTTCGAGTTCCTGTGCCTGGTGCC
- a CDS encoding AbrB/MazE/SpoVT family DNA-binding domain-containing protein: protein MPEPLTTTLSTKGQVILPKAIRRALRWAAGTRLVVENTPDGVLLKPEPVLPETRPEDVFSSVAYDGPPKSPQEMREGVLAEARRRHAGD from the coding sequence ATGCCCGAACCACTGACGACGACACTATCGACCAAGGGGCAGGTGATCCTGCCCAAGGCGATTCGCCGGGCGCTGCGCTGGGCAGCCGGAACGCGCCTCGTCGTGGAGAACACGCCCGACGGCGTCCTGCTCAAGCCCGAGCCCGTGCTTCCCGAGACCCGGCCCGAGGACGTGTTCAGCAGCGTGGCCTACGACGGCCCACCGAAGTCGCCTCAGGAGATGCGGGAAGGCGTACTGGCCGAGGCCAGGCGGCGACATGCGGGCGATTGA